A stretch of the Planctomycetota bacterium genome encodes the following:
- a CDS encoding ankyrin repeat domain-containing protein: MKTLAGPIVLAAFALLGVVMIVVAMLLPGTPPLPQDGAGTTANGAVADGSAAPSGAPASTDGAQRVATQASPEQRLLEAAATQDRSGVEAALADAADANAVIDAQTASGLAIEGHELGTSALMLASGSGDARMVALLLAADADANLESESARTALMHAAGGGHTDAAIALLGAGADAGARTVEGRSALMLAARAGAADLCGVLLEAGTNPDMADVDGVTALMHAADGRHLDAVVVLLGAGADPLATDARGRTALDRAGEAGAIAQVIREASGG, translated from the coding sequence ATGAAGACTCTCGCGGGCCCCATCGTGCTGGCCGCCTTCGCGCTCCTAGGCGTGGTCATGATCGTCGTGGCCATGCTGCTGCCCGGCACCCCGCCCCTGCCCCAGGACGGCGCGGGCACGACGGCGAATGGCGCCGTGGCCGACGGTTCGGCCGCACCATCGGGCGCGCCGGCGTCCACCGATGGCGCGCAGCGGGTCGCCACGCAGGCCAGCCCCGAGCAGCGGCTGCTGGAGGCCGCGGCGACGCAGGACCGCTCGGGCGTCGAGGCCGCGCTCGCCGACGCCGCCGACGCCAACGCCGTCATCGACGCCCAGACCGCCAGCGGCCTGGCGATCGAGGGCCACGAACTGGGCACGTCGGCGCTCATGCTCGCCAGCGGCTCGGGCGACGCCCGCATGGTCGCGCTGCTGCTCGCCGCCGACGCGGACGCCAACCTCGAGTCCGAGTCGGCCCGCACCGCGCTGATGCACGCGGCCGGCGGCGGCCACACCGACGCCGCCATCGCGCTGCTCGGCGCCGGCGCCGACGCGGGGGCGCGCACCGTCGAGGGCCGCAGCGCGCTCATGCTCGCCGCCCGCGCCGGAGCGGCCGACCTGTGCGGGGTGCTGCTCGAGGCCGGCACCAACCCGGACATGGCCGACGTCGACGGCGTGACGGCGCTGATGCACGCCGCCGACGGCCGCCACCTCGACGCCGTCGTCGTGCTGCTGGGCGCGGGCGCCGATCCGCTGGCCACCGACGCCCGGGGTCGCACCGCCCTGGACCGCGCCGGCGAGGCGGGCGCCATCGCCCAGGTCATCCGCGAGGCGTCGGGCGGCTGA
- a CDS encoding VIT and VWA domain-containing protein, producing the protein MHRSRRLVRPRGLSRILAAGVVALAAAAPAAAQLARDVHVVVPQARRVIAPDRQAHIELRSVQVEATARESAATTTIRMTLFNHGRRQQEAQVLLPVPSNAAVRGFHLETLGEDGIATLLPADEARRIYHGIVQSMKDPALLEFAGTGVLRSSVFPVPPGGEQVVSLTYEEVLPADGDRLDYTLLRSADLAIGSTPWSFAMTIEGSRPIAATYSPTHDVAIERLDATRLRVSVSPEAFSGSSGSMRLSWLREPLAKGSIATSFLAYPEGEGGYFMLVAGPPALPEGVAHAAKREVTLVIDKSGSMRGEKLAQAREAARQVIAGLEDGEYFNVIAYSSSVDHFRDGAVAKTSESAAAARAYIDSIQAGGGTNIHDALVAAMRAEPAGDALPMVMFLTDGLPTVGRTSEQEIRDAVASGNTHRRRIFGFGVGYDVNAPLIGAVSRATRGAPTFVLPEQDVEESVSQVFRRLTGPVLAAPVLLPDAITNIHDVLPGTLPDVFEGDQLVVLGRYTSLDDQLRLVLRGRSGDEDRTFEMRFDPDDATVDNAFVPRLWAQRRIAQLVDAVRDAGASGQAEPSTELIDEIVRLSTRWGILTEYTAFLAIEPGVDLDDQLAAIDGRSDFDRIDDPQVALRSQFQVDWERAGRAQDAAGAPGESAVQRRDLFVAENLRRAQRERSGAAGVRQEVQNLVTQQAAQVQANRMETAGGGQLVLTGMRQVHDQTLFARGDRWVDHSLLERAEAKDADVDEIVEFASERYFELAGELARENRLGLLALQADLLLNRGGRTVLVRQAPAARAP; encoded by the coding sequence ATGCATCGCAGCCGGCGTCTCGTTCGTCCCCGCGGCCTTTCTCGGATTCTCGCGGCGGGCGTGGTGGCCCTCGCGGCGGCCGCTCCCGCGGCGGCCCAGCTCGCCCGCGACGTGCACGTCGTGGTGCCGCAGGCGCGGCGGGTGATCGCGCCCGATCGCCAGGCCCACATCGAACTCCGGTCGGTGCAGGTGGAGGCAACCGCCCGCGAGTCGGCCGCCACCACCACCATCCGCATGACGCTGTTCAACCACGGCCGCCGCCAGCAGGAGGCGCAGGTGCTGCTGCCCGTGCCGAGCAACGCCGCGGTCCGCGGCTTCCACCTCGAGACCCTGGGCGAGGACGGCATCGCGACGCTGCTGCCCGCCGACGAGGCCCGCCGCATCTACCACGGCATCGTGCAGTCCATGAAGGACCCCGCCCTGCTGGAGTTCGCCGGCACGGGCGTGCTGCGGTCGAGCGTCTTTCCGGTGCCGCCGGGCGGCGAGCAGGTCGTGAGCCTGACCTACGAGGAGGTGCTACCCGCCGACGGCGACCGGCTCGACTACACGCTGCTGCGGTCGGCCGATCTGGCGATCGGCTCCACGCCGTGGTCCTTCGCGATGACCATCGAGGGCTCGCGGCCGATCGCGGCGACGTACTCGCCGACGCACGACGTCGCCATCGAGCGGCTGGACGCAACCCGGTTACGCGTCAGCGTATCGCCCGAGGCGTTCAGCGGCAGCAGCGGATCCATGCGACTGAGCTGGCTCCGCGAGCCGCTGGCGAAGGGCTCGATCGCGACGTCGTTCCTGGCCTACCCCGAGGGCGAGGGCGGCTACTTCATGCTCGTCGCTGGCCCGCCCGCGCTGCCCGAGGGCGTCGCGCACGCCGCCAAGCGCGAGGTCACGCTGGTGATCGACAAGTCGGGCTCGATGCGGGGCGAGAAGCTGGCGCAGGCCCGCGAGGCGGCGCGGCAGGTCATCGCGGGGCTGGAGGACGGCGAGTACTTCAACGTCATCGCCTACTCGAGCTCGGTCGATCACTTCCGCGATGGGGCCGTCGCCAAGACGAGCGAGTCGGCGGCCGCGGCGCGGGCCTACATCGACAGCATCCAGGCGGGCGGGGGCACCAACATCCACGACGCGCTCGTCGCGGCGATGCGGGCCGAGCCCGCGGGCGATGCGCTGCCCATGGTGATGTTCCTGACCGACGGCCTGCCCACGGTGGGCCGCACCAGCGAGCAGGAGATCCGCGACGCCGTCGCCAGTGGCAACACGCACCGGCGGCGGATCTTCGGCTTCGGCGTGGGCTACGACGTCAACGCGCCGCTGATCGGCGCCGTCAGCCGGGCGACCCGCGGCGCCCCCACCTTCGTGCTGCCCGAGCAGGACGTCGAGGAGAGCGTCAGCCAGGTGTTCCGACGGCTGACCGGGCCGGTGCTGGCGGCGCCCGTGCTGCTGCCCGACGCGATCACGAACATCCACGACGTGCTGCCCGGCACGCTGCCGGACGTCTTCGAGGGCGACCAGCTCGTCGTGCTCGGTCGCTACACGAGCCTGGACGACCAACTCCGGCTGGTGCTGCGGGGCCGCAGCGGCGACGAAGATCGCACCTTCGAGATGCGGTTCGACCCCGACGACGCCACGGTCGACAACGCCTTCGTGCCCCGGCTGTGGGCGCAGCGGCGGATCGCGCAGCTGGTCGACGCCGTCCGCGACGCGGGCGCGAGCGGCCAGGCCGAACCGAGCACCGAACTCATCGACGAAATCGTACGGCTGAGCACGCGCTGGGGCATCCTGACCGAGTACACGGCGTTCCTGGCGATCGAACCGGGCGTCGATCTGGATGATCAGCTCGCCGCGATCGATGGCCGGAGTGATTTCGACAGGATCGACGATCCGCAGGTCGCGTTGCGGTCGCAGTTCCAGGTGGACTGGGAGCGGGCCGGTCGTGCGCAGGATGCCGCCGGTGCGCCCGGCGAGTCGGCCGTGCAGCGTCGAGATCTCTTCGTCGCCGAGAACCTCCGCCGCGCCCAGCGGGAGCGCAGCGGCGCCGCCGGGGTGCGGCAGGAAGTCCAGAACCTCGTTACCCAGCAGGCCGCCCAGGTGCAGGCCAACCGCATGGAGACCGCCGGTGGCGGACAGCTGGTGCTCACCGGCATGCGGCAGGTGCACGACCAGACGCTGTTCGCCCGCGGCGACCGCTGGGTCGACCATTCGCTGCTGGAGCGGGCCGAGGCGAAGGATGCCGACGTGGACGAGATCGTCGAGTTCGCCAGCGAGCGGTACTTCGAGCTGGCGGGTGAGCTGGCCCGCGAGAACCGCCTGGGCCTGCTCGCGCTGCAGGCCGACCTGTTGCTGAACCGCGGCGGGCGGACGGTGCTCGTGCGTCAGGCGCCCGCCGCGAGGGCGCCCTGA
- a CDS encoding transcription antitermination factor NusB, protein MASPRNRARPRKGRAKAPPPATARGVVHARVRTEVGRFPDLGLEPLATNHLDARDAAFAHALYDAVVRRWLTLEHLVAAHADRPVDAIDATVRAALLVGAAQLVFLDRVPPHAALNEAVEWTRAAGKPRATGFVNALLRRIAAAIERDDDGRPRTTEIEIGAPDRLPLADGRALELAAPLLPEDRDAWLAAATSTPAWLLDRWRAQLGEEAAENLAMHGLVHPPVVLNLRHTASPVEGDLDAGQMLTPHESGGMAVLGPPGASPRVLLAARRDAWAQDPTSADALGIASDAPPPALAVDLCAGLGTKTRQLRAVHPAARILACDANAARRKTLARVFADDDRVEVLDIDAVRYEAAGRADLVLLDVPCSNTGVLPRRPEARYRTGDAQLERLAAIQCDLLVQAQAMLAAGGHVIYATCSIDADENEAIAEWARTALGFNLVASRTTLPTGRPGDPPELYRDGGFAALLRASPAGGR, encoded by the coding sequence TTGGCATCCCCCCGCAACAGAGCTCGCCCCCGCAAGGGCCGCGCGAAAGCCCCGCCGCCCGCGACGGCCCGGGGCGTGGTGCACGCCCGGGTGCGGACCGAGGTCGGCCGCTTTCCGGACCTCGGGCTCGAACCGCTAGCGACGAATCACCTCGACGCCCGCGACGCGGCCTTCGCCCACGCCCTCTACGACGCGGTCGTCCGCCGCTGGCTCACGCTCGAGCACCTGGTCGCGGCGCACGCCGATCGACCAGTGGACGCGATCGATGCCACGGTGCGCGCCGCGCTGCTGGTCGGCGCCGCCCAGCTGGTCTTCCTCGATCGCGTGCCCCCGCACGCGGCGCTCAACGAGGCCGTCGAATGGACGCGGGCCGCTGGCAAGCCCCGGGCGACCGGCTTCGTCAACGCGCTGCTCCGCCGCATCGCCGCCGCCATCGAGCGCGACGACGACGGCCGCCCGCGGACCACCGAGATCGAGATCGGAGCGCCCGATCGGCTGCCCCTCGCCGACGGTCGAGCGCTCGAATTGGCCGCGCCGCTCCTTCCCGAGGACCGGGACGCCTGGCTCGCCGCGGCCACGAGCACGCCCGCGTGGCTGCTCGATCGCTGGCGGGCCCAACTCGGCGAGGAGGCCGCCGAAAACCTGGCGATGCACGGCCTCGTGCATCCGCCGGTTGTGCTCAACCTGCGGCACACCGCATCGCCCGTCGAGGGTGACCTCGACGCCGGCCAGATGCTCACGCCCCACGAGTCCGGGGGCATGGCGGTGCTCGGCCCGCCCGGCGCCAGCCCCCGCGTGCTGCTCGCGGCGCGGCGGGACGCCTGGGCGCAAGACCCAACCTCGGCCGACGCGCTGGGCATCGCGTCCGATGCGCCGCCGCCGGCGCTCGCCGTCGATCTGTGCGCCGGTCTGGGCACCAAGACGCGGCAGCTCCGCGCGGTGCATCCCGCCGCGCGGATCCTCGCGTGCGATGCCAACGCCGCCCGCCGCAAGACCCTTGCCCGCGTCTTCGCGGATGACGACCGCGTCGAGGTGCTCGACATCGACGCCGTCCGCTACGAGGCCGCGGGCCGCGCCGATCTCGTGCTGCTCGACGTGCCCTGCTCCAACACCGGCGTGCTGCCGAGGCGGCCCGAGGCTAGATACCGCACGGGCGACGCGCAACTCGAGCGGCTCGCTGCCATCCAATGCGACCTGCTGGTGCAGGCGCAGGCGATGCTTGCGGCCGGGGGCCACGTGATCTACGCGACGTGCAGCATCGACGCCGACGAGAACGAGGCGATCGCCGAGTGGGCGCGCACCGCGCTGGGCTTCAACCTTGTCGCGTCGCGCACCACCCTGCCGACGGGTCGGCCCGGCGACCCGCCCGAGCTCTACCGCGACGGCGGCTTCGCGGCGCTGCTGCGTGCGTCGCCCGCGGGCGGGCGGTAG
- a CDS encoding response regulator, translating into MPAAIAEDAPTAPSLSIVALDDDADFREYLTGMLSTDGHQVRAVASGDELYATCQEQLPEVVLLDMHMGRVRGEDVLAVIRERWPRLCVVVLTGHPTMDSMRETFKQQVFDYVAKPFDPDELRRVLAQAAQQFGLGLRPQDRLRQELGRQMRLARTEKGWTLKELSEHSGVSVSQLSSIERGAHLPSLESLVLVAQALDATPSAWLIAADF; encoded by the coding sequence GTGCCCGCCGCCATCGCCGAGGATGCCCCGACCGCCCCGAGCCTGTCGATCGTCGCGCTCGACGACGACGCGGACTTCCGCGAGTACCTGACGGGCATGCTGTCGACCGATGGCCACCAGGTGCGAGCGGTCGCGTCGGGCGACGAGCTGTACGCGACCTGCCAGGAGCAGCTGCCCGAGGTCGTGCTGCTGGACATGCACATGGGCCGCGTCCGCGGGGAGGACGTGCTGGCGGTCATTCGCGAGCGCTGGCCGCGGCTGTGCGTCGTGGTGCTGACCGGCCACCCGACGATGGACAGCATGCGGGAGACCTTCAAGCAGCAGGTCTTCGACTACGTCGCCAAGCCCTTCGACCCCGACGAGCTCCGCCGCGTGCTGGCGCAGGCGGCGCAGCAGTTCGGCCTCGGGCTGCGGCCCCAGGATCGGCTGCGGCAGGAATTGGGCCGGCAGATGCGGCTGGCGCGGACCGAGAAGGGCTGGACGCTCAAGGAGCTGAGCGAGCACTCGGGGGTGAGCGTCAGCCAGCTGAGCTCCATCGAGCGGGGCGCCCATCTGCCGAGCCTCGAGTCGCTCGTGCTGGTGGCCCAGGCGCTCGACGCGACGCCGTCGGCCTGGCTGATCGCGGCCGATTTCTGA
- a CDS encoding HAMP domain-containing sensor histidine kinase — protein sequence MRTRRLIPWIVYVVCALAVLEGLGYAAWKALDLQRQGRRDEAARLALWRMDSALTAVLAAESARPYFHYRAFHPAERAYSAMLGPVQPGEVLVPSPLLTEVPPFVKLHFEVDAGGALSSPQAPDGNLRDLAEAEYVASDDVIAAEALRLHLAELLRMPAHSLHRAVDAEAERAPPPEFDRRLDAPERASDADLIARQETAAAAQLGGQRSLAEFSAAEPGEADERADADLRLQSRSRPAPPRVADREQPRVSLGAFSASWLRGDELVLVREVSVGERTLRQGVWLDWPSLRDWLAGQVAGLAPGLTIEPARDATSIDSAGRGLAVIPATLRLPERGSAWRELGTPLGIVLAMTWTAALLAVLAIGVVLRLSTSLAERRGRFVSAVTHELRTPMTTVRLYADLLASDAALDDRRREGFVATLRDESGRLARIIENVLVYARLGRRGHSGNGSRCTVGVLLDRVAAEQRPGVERTGRSLVVRSPVEVRDVVVDADAEAAGRILGNLIENACKYALPAESPTIELVAHADGDRVRISVRDHGPGVPSHERRRIFEPFHRAARDEYTEHGLGLGLALARGLARQMGGTIALDDPDGYEGAGARFTLTLRLATRS from the coding sequence GTGCGGACCCGCCGGCTCATCCCGTGGATCGTCTACGTCGTGTGCGCCCTGGCGGTGCTCGAGGGTCTGGGCTACGCGGCGTGGAAGGCCCTGGACCTGCAACGCCAGGGTCGCCGCGACGAGGCCGCGCGGCTCGCGCTGTGGCGGATGGACTCGGCGCTGACCGCGGTGCTCGCCGCCGAGAGTGCGCGGCCATACTTCCACTACCGGGCGTTCCATCCCGCCGAGCGGGCATATAGCGCGATGCTCGGGCCGGTGCAGCCGGGCGAGGTGCTCGTGCCCAGCCCGCTGCTGACCGAGGTGCCGCCGTTCGTCAAGCTGCACTTCGAGGTCGACGCCGGCGGCGCACTCTCCAGTCCGCAGGCGCCCGACGGCAACCTGCGGGACCTGGCCGAGGCGGAGTACGTCGCCTCGGACGACGTCATCGCGGCCGAGGCGCTGCGGCTGCACCTCGCCGAGCTGCTGCGGATGCCCGCGCACTCGCTCCACCGTGCGGTTGACGCCGAGGCCGAGCGAGCGCCGCCGCCGGAGTTCGACCGCCGCCTTGACGCGCCCGAGCGTGCCAGCGACGCCGACCTGATTGCGCGGCAGGAGACCGCGGCCGCCGCCCAGCTCGGCGGGCAGCGGAGCCTCGCGGAGTTTTCCGCGGCCGAACCGGGCGAGGCCGACGAGCGTGCGGATGCCGACCTCCGGCTGCAATCGCGGTCCCGCCCGGCGCCGCCGCGGGTGGCCGACCGCGAGCAGCCCCGCGTGTCGCTCGGGGCGTTCTCGGCCTCGTGGTTGCGGGGCGACGAACTGGTGCTCGTCCGCGAGGTATCGGTGGGCGAGCGGACGCTGCGGCAGGGCGTGTGGCTGGACTGGCCGTCGCTGCGGGACTGGCTCGCGGGCCAGGTGGCGGGGCTGGCGCCCGGGCTGACCATCGAGCCCGCGCGCGACGCGACATCCATCGATTCGGCGGGTCGGGGCCTGGCGGTCATCCCCGCGACGCTGCGGCTGCCCGAGCGGGGCAGCGCGTGGCGGGAACTCGGCACGCCGCTGGGCATCGTGCTGGCCATGACCTGGACCGCGGCGCTGCTGGCGGTGCTGGCCATCGGCGTCGTGCTGCGGCTGTCGACGAGCCTGGCCGAACGCCGCGGCCGCTTCGTGTCGGCGGTCACCCACGAGCTGCGCACGCCCATGACCACCGTGCGGCTGTACGCCGACCTGCTCGCGAGCGATGCGGCGCTCGACGATCGGCGGCGGGAAGGCTTCGTCGCCACCCTCCGCGACGAATCCGGCCGGCTGGCGCGGATCATCGAGAACGTGCTGGTGTACGCGCGGCTGGGCCGCCGCGGGCACTCGGGCAACGGCAGCCGGTGCACCGTCGGCGTGCTGCTCGATCGCGTTGCCGCCGAGCAGCGGCCCGGCGTGGAACGCACGGGCCGGTCTCTGGTGGTGCGGTCGCCCGTCGAGGTGCGCGATGTCGTGGTCGACGCCGACGCGGAGGCGGCCGGCCGCATCCTGGGCAACCTCATCGAGAACGCGTGCAAGTACGCGCTGCCCGCCGAGTCACCCACCATCGAGTTGGTTGCGCACGCGGACGGCGATCGCGTGCGGATCTCGGTGCGGGACCACGGCCCCGGCGTGCCGAGCCACGAGCGGCGGCGGATCTTCGAGCCCTTCCACCGGGCCGCCCGCGACGAATACACCGAGCACGGCCTGGGCCTGGGCCTCGCGCTCGCACGCGGTCTGGCACGGCAGATGGGCGGGACGATCGCGCTGGACGATCCGGATGGGTACGAGGGCGCCGGCGCGCGATTCACGCTCACGCTGCGGCTGGCCACGCGGAGCTGA
- a CDS encoding response regulator transcription factor gives MARARLLIVEDDAGVRKAVGDALDAFGYEFATAGDGEEGLRLAVGGGFDLVLLDIRMPRMDGHAMLAELRRAQPGLPVIFLTARGEEDERVRGLRGGADDYVVKPFGTAELMARIEAVLRRSAERPAAVRELAIDGLRVNLERREVRRDGGPPSMMTEKEAALLAYLAGSPGRAISRDELLSRVWGLDPRGVRTRTVDMAVARLREQLGDDPAEPRVIVTVRGKGYMLADGAAAQLA, from the coding sequence ATGGCCCGGGCGAGGCTGCTCATCGTCGAGGACGACGCCGGCGTGCGGAAGGCCGTCGGCGACGCCCTCGACGCCTTCGGCTACGAGTTCGCCACGGCGGGCGACGGCGAAGAGGGCCTGCGGCTGGCCGTCGGCGGCGGCTTCGACCTGGTGCTGCTGGACATCCGCATGCCCCGGATGGACGGGCACGCGATGCTCGCCGAGCTGCGGCGGGCCCAGCCCGGGCTGCCGGTCATCTTCCTGACCGCCCGGGGCGAAGAGGACGAGCGCGTGCGGGGCCTGCGGGGCGGCGCCGACGACTACGTCGTCAAGCCCTTCGGCACCGCCGAGCTGATGGCCCGCATCGAGGCGGTGCTGCGGCGGTCGGCCGAGCGGCCGGCGGCGGTGCGGGAGCTGGCGATCGACGGCCTGCGGGTCAACCTCGAACGCCGCGAGGTGCGCCGCGACGGCGGCCCGCCCTCGATGATGACCGAGAAGGAGGCGGCGCTGCTGGCCTACCTCGCCGGCTCGCCCGGGCGGGCGATCTCGCGGGACGAGCTGCTCAGCCGGGTGTGGGGACTCGACCCCCGCGGCGTGCGGACGCGGACGGTGGACATGGCCGTCGCCCGGCTCCGCGAGCAGCTGGGCGACGATCCGGCCGAGCCCCGCGTCATCGTGACGGTGCGGGGCAAGGGCTACATGCTCGCGGACGGCGCTGCTGCGCAGTTAGCATGA
- a CDS encoding ATP-binding protein, whose protein sequence is MPESAAAEGADAAARRTRRGRGRGGRAARRFLGTMRIRKKIFLLHTAFSGVLAALLFFALRPAIQDLLRQAEAEDALFVLATLDLRGLADGRAQGERTVTGDAVLRWGSAGDLSLRGEDIARLQQASGAPVPLPHGRATGAAGVYVPHAAGAGYYVLERRLEAARASVARLDLILLLSLLGLYTLVAAALEIFVLPRNVYEPIRLMLQADRAVQRGHRDDELIDERMMPEDELGEIMRSRNRSIAALRRNERKLASTLEELERVAGDLKRKNHLLENARRNLADADRLASLGMLSAGIAHEINTPLAVVKGLVHQLRRHPEKGVEPATADLMKRVVDRLERLGEGLLDFARVRSPAVDRRSVAALVTQALELLSLDESVQRVAIADRTPADLALECDGDRIVQVLVNLVRNAAEALVESGTAAPAIAIDAETLSREDSDWVSITVSDNGPGIPADIMATLFEPFVSTRLDAKGSGLGLAVADGIVREHRGVLVARNLGDRRAGAPGAQFEILLPAFAGAARSGRGDAENAGDGPNVP, encoded by the coding sequence GTGCCCGAATCCGCCGCCGCCGAAGGAGCCGACGCCGCGGCCCGTCGCACCCGGCGGGGCCGCGGCCGTGGTGGCCGAGCGGCCCGGCGGTTCCTGGGCACGATGCGGATCCGCAAGAAGATCTTCCTGCTGCACACGGCCTTCTCGGGGGTGCTGGCGGCGTTGCTGTTCTTCGCGCTGCGGCCGGCGATCCAGGACCTGCTGCGCCAGGCCGAGGCCGAGGACGCGCTCTTCGTGCTGGCGACGCTGGACCTGAGGGGCCTCGCCGACGGCCGTGCGCAGGGGGAGCGGACCGTCACGGGCGACGCGGTGCTCCGCTGGGGGTCGGCCGGCGATCTGTCGCTGCGGGGCGAGGACATCGCGCGGCTGCAGCAGGCGTCGGGCGCCCCCGTGCCGCTGCCCCACGGCCGGGCGACGGGCGCGGCGGGCGTGTACGTGCCGCACGCGGCGGGTGCGGGCTACTACGTGCTCGAACGGCGGCTGGAGGCGGCGCGGGCGTCGGTCGCCCGGCTGGATCTCATCCTGCTGCTGTCGCTGCTGGGGCTGTACACGCTGGTGGCCGCGGCGCTGGAGATCTTCGTGCTGCCGCGGAACGTCTACGAGCCCATCCGGCTGATGCTGCAGGCCGATCGCGCCGTGCAGCGGGGCCACCGGGATGACGAACTCATCGACGAGCGGATGATGCCCGAGGACGAGCTGGGCGAGATCATGCGCAGCCGCAACCGCTCGATCGCCGCGCTGCGGCGCAACGAGCGGAAGCTGGCCAGCACGCTGGAGGAACTCGAGCGGGTCGCCGGCGACCTGAAGCGCAAGAACCACCTGCTCGAGAACGCGCGGCGGAACCTCGCAGACGCCGACCGCCTGGCAAGCCTGGGCATGCTCAGCGCGGGCATCGCGCACGAGATCAACACGCCGCTGGCGGTGGTCAAGGGGCTGGTGCATCAGCTCCGTCGGCATCCCGAGAAGGGCGTCGAGCCCGCGACCGCCGACCTCATGAAGCGGGTGGTCGATCGGCTGGAGCGTCTGGGCGAGGGGCTGCTCGACTTCGCCCGCGTTCGCTCGCCGGCGGTCGACCGGCGGTCGGTGGCGGCGCTCGTGACGCAGGCGCTCGAGCTGCTGTCGCTGGATGAATCGGTGCAGCGGGTCGCGATCGCCGACCGCACGCCGGCGGACCTGGCGCTCGAGTGCGACGGCGATCGCATCGTCCAGGTGCTGGTGAACCTGGTGCGCAACGCGGCGGAGGCGCTCGTGGAATCGGGGACCGCCGCACCAGCGATTGCGATCGACGCCGAGACACTGTCTCGCGAGGATTCGGACTGGGTGTCGATCACGGTGAGCGACAACGGGCCGGGCATCCCCGCGGACATCATGGCGACGCTGTTCGAGCCCTTCGTCAGCACGCGGCTGGACGCCAAGGGGTCGGGGCTGGGACTGGCGGTGGCCGACGGCATCGTCCGCGAGCACCGCGGGGTGCTGGTGGCCCGCAACCTGGGTGATCGGCGGGCGGGCGCCCCGGGCGCCCAGTTCGAGATCCTGCTGCCGGCGTTCGCGGGCGCCGCTCGCTCCGGGCGTGGGGATGCGGAGAACGCGGGGGACGGCCCGAACGTACCATAA